A portion of the Helicoverpa zea isolate HzStark_Cry1AcR chromosome 25, ilHelZeax1.1, whole genome shotgun sequence genome contains these proteins:
- the LOC124642632 gene encoding collagen alpha-1(I) chain-like isoform X4, protein MIKEKEKGGGARLKDEPSDPAEPGHGSRPPSASLPTPAALKKEPDEPPHRVKLESHSQSGGEDSTADLGVDGIKTEIDGLMDSDGDPTKSPSCELGGPGSLKSERLSSDSNDILDPQTGLRGPTSNLQDQNQNCRNPNGGPENMGSCRMGGGGGPMGPGGPMGSMSASEAQTLPSNVISKQAGSMEQQSQIFVFSTLLANKGAESVISGQHHSIIAYHCAQPGTKKYLEKHPLKMGQFNKQSPAQWLNNLAMAKTRGGMRGGPNMMGGPNQMGHMMGGPMGPNMGPMGHGGMGHMGPNMMGPNRMGGPGGQMMMMKGGPGQMGQMGPGMGPMDGFPGGTPSCGVMDGLGADGEMPWDTKNPSVMSNGMANGPGSLPACSEAGPTPQDAPTSQASSDSGPDQPCQTGPKGVKIPDENLTPQQRAHREEQLATIRKMQQMLFPESGGNNPNQGPGDGSQAPNDINPPNSSANMNMSPFPPMSMGPNGPMGSGPNGPMVSMSNSMNSGPSCTMSGPMGPNGPMGGPMGPGGPMGPNGPMGGPMGGMGGPGGMGMGGHGSMGPNGMMGPNGPMMSGMGPNGPMGPMGPCGMKGIRGPCGGPDMKTGMCTDMHMGRGCGGPMGRMPNPMGGMGGPKPCMMGGPHMGPRMMPGPNLNAMNVPRLAGGIMMDGGMMGGMVHGDCGPEHHGMPVNGPMCDEYGRGRNMGPGDPGGLGPGVHKAGLRSPKSPASADIDWQKIHHQFFDDPKSMDNDMSTQVKSPCSERGGCLPPPPYGTSPLHRSASVPIDDRYSRSAATQSPGHGSVQMPMSAEASRAGSGLNSPAHCKPGPKNDAPGQELTIQKQPNTSLKDNGPPSNSGGQTPQSNSNQKSPAGMMPGTPEPHGSLSEARAGRFSLEQSPGFNNPQTPTSAANTKCQDEKSRPSPQSNRSSQDSASKTPQRDSSSLSQGPYAPASSASSCGSKSSCSVASSAPPTTPSQTMDDSMAGNNETTLSGGPNSTSLPGPFPGPCSMNRPDNIPINPNQGPNGPMTSTSSFDPISSLAQMSQQLTNTVGGGGPGPGGPMGPNGGNMGPFGSGPHHMQHHHSMHPHGHPHMMMNDLGCHMDNMGGPGMGGPMEGMMGGGDFPPDMNLSPKMGGGPMGGPMGPMGPDAGMMGPRMGGAGKMPPFNGANVQVKASAPNTIQYLPTRPQMACNSGPRGPPSLDFLQRVTNPQMQMEGKGGVAYFPRGMDMEGGMRGVMRAPAMLRMPHHYPAGFNSPPKLPDPFGAPPPNPMCGPGFRGVKGGMGPGNVRMGSAQPLPPSMGGPGPGFKGQGFAVPSTADPTYAAQFHNFQQQLYATGSRAAQPHQAYPPYQPSK, encoded by the exons ATGATCAAGGAGAAGGAGAAGGGCGGAGGCGCCCGCCTCAAGGACGAGCCCAGCGATCCAGCTGAGCCCG GACATGGGTCCCGCCCGCCGTCAGCGTCGCTGCCTACTCCAGCGGCGTTGAAAAAGGAGCCCGACGAGCCCCCGCACAGGGTCAAGTTGGAGTCCCACAGTCAGTCCGGGGGCGAAGACTCCACAGCCGACCTCGGCGTAGACGGCATCAAGACAGAGATCGACGGCCTTATGGACAGTGACG GTGACCCCACAAAATCTCCATCCTGTGAATTGGGCGGTCCGGGATCATTAAAATCGGAGCGACTTTCTTCAGACTCAAATGATATATTGGATCCACAAACAGGTTTAAGGGGCCCAACAAGTAATCTTCAG gatcaaaatcaaaattgtcGCAACCCCAACGGCGGTCCAGAGAATATGGGGTCATGTCGCATGGGAGGTGGAGGGGGTCCAATGGGGCCCGGGGGCCCGATGGGCTCCATGTCTGCAAGCGAGGCGCAGACACTACCCTCTAACGTCATCAGCAAGCAAGCTGGCAGTATGGAG CAGCAAAGTCAAATCTTCGTGTTCTCGACGCTATTGGCGAATAAAGGCGCGGAATCCGTGATATCAGGACAGCATCACTCCATCATAGCGTACCATTGCGCGCAACCAGGCACTAAGAAATATCTTGAG AAACACCCCCTAAAAATGGGCCAGTTCAACAAACAAAGTCCAGCTCAATGGCTCAACAATCTCGCGATGGCCAAAACAAGGGGAGGCATGCGAGGCGGGCCTAACATGATGGGAGGGCCTAATCAAATGGGACACATGATGGGCGGGCCCATGGGTCCCAACATGGGCCCGATGGGACACGGCGGTATGGGACATATGGGGCCTAATATGATGGGCCCCAATAGGATGGGTGGGCCGGGCGgtcaaatgatgatgatgaaaggtgGACCGGGACAAATGGGTCAAATGGGACCAGGCATGGGACCGATGGATGGGTTTCCAGGGGGCACCCCGTCCTGTGGTGTCATGGACGGCCTCGGTGCTGATGGTGAAATGCCCTGGGACACC AAAAACCCCTCTGTAATGTCAAATGGTATGGCAAATGGTCCGGGTTCGTTGCCCGCTTGTTCCGAAGCGGGGCCCACGCCTCAAGACGCGCCCACGAGTCAGGCCTCATCCGACTCTGGGCCTGATCAACCCTGCCAAACTGGGCCTAAAG GAGTGAAAATACCAGATGAGAACTTAACTCCGCAACAGCGAGCTCACCGCGAGGAACAACTAGCCACAATACGCAAAATGCAACAAATGTTATTCCCTGAAAGTGGGGGCAACAACCCCAACCAGGGCCCCGGCGATGGTTCCCAGGCCCCCAACGACATCAACCCACCCAACTCTAGTGCAAACATGAACATGTCGCCATTTCCCCCTATGTCCATGGGTCCAAATGGCCCTATGGGATCTGGCCCCAATGGTCCTATGGTTTCAATGTCAAACAGCATGAACTCTGGTCCAAGTTGCACAATGTCCGGCCCGATGGGACCCAACGGTCCTATGGGCGGTCCGATGGGCCCAGGAGGCCCTATGGGTCCCAATGGGCCTATGGGTGGACCGATGGGAGGTATGGGTGGCCCGGGTGGTATGGGAATGGGTGGGCACGGGTCTATGGGCCCTAACGGTATGATGGGGCCAAACGGGCCGATGATGTCGGGTATGGGACCTAATGGGCCAATGGGTCCGATGGGCCCCTGCGGTATGAAAGGCATCAGAGGTCCCTGTGGAGGTCCTGATATGAAGACTGGGATGTGTACAGATATGCATATGGGAAGGGGTTGTGGTGGACCGATGGGG cgAATGCCAAACCCCATGGGAGGTATGGGAGGGCCTAAACCGTGTATGATGGGAGGACCACACATGGGACCCAGAATGATGCCGGGACCTAATCTCAACGCGATGAACG TGCCGCGACTTGCAGGTGGTATCATGATGGACGGCGGTATGATGGGAGGGATGGTCCATGGGGACTGCGGACCGGAACACCATGGGATGCCCGTCAACGGACCTATGTGCGACGAGTATGGACGTGGGAGAAAC ATGGGCCCAGGCGACCCCGGCGGGTTGGGCCCGGGGGTGCACAAGGCGGGGCTGCGCAGTCCCAAGAGCCCCGCCTCAGCGGACATCGACTGGCAGAAGATACACCACCAGTTCTTCGACGACCCCAAGTCTATGGATAATGATATGA GCACACAAGTAAAGTCACCATGTTCCGAGAGGGGCGGGTGCCTCCCACCTCCGCCTTACGGGACTTCGCCCTTACACCGTTCCGCCTCTGTGCCTATAG ATGACCGTTACTCCCGGTCAGCAGCCACGCAGTCCCCAGGCCACGGTTCTGTACAGATGCCAATGTCAGCCGAGGCCTCCCGCGCGGGCTCAGGCCTCAACAGTCCCGCGCATTGCAAGCCCGGGCCTAAGAACGACGCCCCAG GTCAAGAGTTAACGATACAGAAACAGCCAAACACATCGTTAAAAGACAATGGGCCGCCGTCAAACAGTGGAGGGCAGACGCCGCAATCTAATTCTAATCAGAAATCACCTGCCGG TATGATGCCGGGCACCCCGGAGCCGCACGGGTCGCTGTCGGAGGCCCGCGCCGGCCGCTTCTCGCTGGAGCAGAGCCCCGGCTTCAACAACCCGCAGACACCCACCTCGGCTGCCAACACCAAGTGTCAGG ACGAGAAATCCCGGCCATCACCCCAATCGAACAGATCAAGTCAGGACAGCGCGTCAAAAACTCCTCAACGGGACTCTTCAAGCTTGAGCCAAGGTCCTTACGCACCAGCATCGTCAGCGTCATCATGTGGCAGTAAGAGTAGCTGCAGTGTGGCGTCCAGTGCACCGCCCACCACGCCCAGCCAGACCATGGATGACTCCATGGCTGGGAATAATGAG ACGACACTATCTGGTGGGCCAAACAGCACGAGTCTTCCCGGACCCTTCCCCGGTCCGTGCAGTATGAACAGGCCAGACAACATTCCCATTAACCCCAACCAGGGCCCCAACGGGCCCATGACATCCACGTCTTCCTTCGACCCCATCTCCTCGCTCGCGCAGATGTCGCAACAGCTCACAAACACGGTGGGCGGTGGCGGCCCGGGTCCTGGCGGGCCCATGGGTCCCAACGGCGGCAACATGGGCCCCTTCGGCTCGGGCCCACACCACATGCAGCACCATCACTCAATGCATCCGCATGGACATCCAcatatgatgatgaatgatttaG GATGCCATATGGACAACATGGGGGGACCAGGAATGGGAGGACCCATGGAGGGAATGATGGGCGGCGGTGACTTCCCACCAGACATGAATCTTAGTCCGAAAATGGGTGGTGGCCCCATGGGAGGACCTATGGGGCCGATGGGCCCCGACGCCGGTATGATGGGGCCACGGATGGGCGGCGCCGGCAAGATGCCGCCGTTCAACGGCGCCAACGTGCAGGTGAAGGCGAGCGCGCCGAACACGATCCAGTACCTGCCCACGCGGCCGCAGATGGCGTGCAACTCGGGCCCGCGCGGCCCGCCCAGCCTGGACTTCCTGCAGCGCGTCACCAACCCGCAGATGCAGATGGAAGGCAAGGGCGGCGTGGCGTACTTTCCGCGCGGCATGGACATGGAGGGCGGCATGCGCGGCGTCATGCGGGCGCCCGCCATGCTGCGCATGCCGCACCACTACCCCGCCGGCTTCAACTCGCCGCCCAAGCTGCCCGACCCCTTCGGCGCGCCGCCGCCCAACCCCATGTGCGGGCCCGGCTTCCGCGGCGTCAAAGGCGGCATGGGCCCCGGCAACGTGCGCATGGGCTCGGCGCAGCCGCTGCCGCCGTCCATGGGCGGGCCGGGGCCGGGCTTCAAGGGGCAGGGCTTCGCGGTGCCGTCGACGGCGGACCCCACGTACGCGGCGCAGTTCCACAACTTCCAGCAGCAGCTGTACGCGACGGGGTCCCGCGCCGCGCAGCCGCACCAGGCCTACCCGCCCTACCAGCCGTCCAAGTGA
- the LOC124642632 gene encoding collagen alpha-1(I) chain-like isoform X2, with protein MIKEKEKGGGARLKDEPSDPAEPGHGSRPPSASLPTPAALKKEPDEPPHRVKLESHSQSGGEDSTADLGVDGIKTEIDGLMDSDGDPTKSPSCELGGPGSLKSERLSSDSNDILDPQTGLRGPTSNLQDQNQNCRNPNGGPENMGSCRMGGGGGPMGPGGPMGSMSASEAQTLPSNVISKQAGSMEQSQIFVFSTLLANKGAESVISGQHHSIIAYHCAQPGTKKYLEKHPLKMGQFNKQSPAQWLNNLAMAKTRGGMRGGPNMMGGPNQMGHMMGGPMGPNMGPMGHGGMGHMGPNMMGPNRMGGPGGQMMMMKGGPGQMGQMGPGMGPMDGFPGGTPSCGVMDGLGADGEMPWDTKNPSVMSNGMANGPGSLPACSEAGPTPQDAPTSQASSDSGPDQPCQTGPKGVKIPDENLTPQQRAHREEQLATIRKMQQMLFPESGGNNPNQGPGDGSQAPNDINPPNSSANMNMSPFPPMSMGPNGPMGSGPNGPMVSMSNSMNSGPSCTMSGPMGPNGPMGGPMGPGGPMGPNGPMGGPMGGMGGPGGMGMGGHGSMGPNGMMGPNGPMMSGMGPNGPMGPMGPCGMKGIRGPCGGPDMKTGMCTDMHMGRGCGGPMGRMPNPMGGMGGPKPCMMGGPHMGPRMMPGPNLNAMNVPRLAGGIMMDGGMMGGMVHGDCGPEHHGMPVNGPMCDEYGRGRNMGPGDPGGLGPGVHKAGLRSPKSPASADIDWQKIHHQFFDDPKSMDNDMSTQVKSPCSERGGCLPPPPYGTSPLHRSASVPIDDRYSRSAATQSPGHGSVQMPMSAEASRAGSGLNSPAHCKPGPKNDAPEILEKLDEGVFVRTLQCLAAQQQKNQQGNSHGKEPSLMPVPSPQQISYLNQFEGQELTIQKQPNTSLKDNGPPSNSGGQTPQSNSNQKSPAGMMPGTPEPHGSLSEARAGRFSLEQSPGFNNPQTPTSAANTKCQDEKSRPSPQSNRSSQDSASKTPQRDSSSLSQGPYAPASSASSCGSKSSCSVASSAPPTTPSQTMDDSMAGNNETTLSGGPNSTSLPGPFPGPCSMNRPDNIPINPNQGPNGPMTSTSSFDPISSLAQMSQQLTNTVGGGGPGPGGPMGPNGGNMGPFGSGPHHMQHHHSMHPHGHPHMMMNDLGCHMDNMGGPGMGGPMEGMMGGGDFPPDMNLSPKMGGGPMGGPMGPMGPDAGMMGPRMGGAGKMPPFNGANVQVKASAPNTIQYLPTRPQMACNSGPRGPPSLDFLQRVTNPQMQMEGKGGVAYFPRGMDMEGGMRGVMRAPAMLRMPHHYPAGFNSPPKLPDPFGAPPPNPMCGPGFRGVKGGMGPGNVRMGSAQPLPPSMGGPGPGFKGQGFAVPSTADPTYAAQFHNFQQQLYATGSRAAQPHQAYPPYQPSK; from the exons ATGATCAAGGAGAAGGAGAAGGGCGGAGGCGCCCGCCTCAAGGACGAGCCCAGCGATCCAGCTGAGCCCG GACATGGGTCCCGCCCGCCGTCAGCGTCGCTGCCTACTCCAGCGGCGTTGAAAAAGGAGCCCGACGAGCCCCCGCACAGGGTCAAGTTGGAGTCCCACAGTCAGTCCGGGGGCGAAGACTCCACAGCCGACCTCGGCGTAGACGGCATCAAGACAGAGATCGACGGCCTTATGGACAGTGACG GTGACCCCACAAAATCTCCATCCTGTGAATTGGGCGGTCCGGGATCATTAAAATCGGAGCGACTTTCTTCAGACTCAAATGATATATTGGATCCACAAACAGGTTTAAGGGGCCCAACAAGTAATCTTCAG gatcaaaatcaaaattgtcGCAACCCCAACGGCGGTCCAGAGAATATGGGGTCATGTCGCATGGGAGGTGGAGGGGGTCCAATGGGGCCCGGGGGCCCGATGGGCTCCATGTCTGCAAGCGAGGCGCAGACACTACCCTCTAACGTCATCAGCAAGCAAGCTGGCAGTATGGAG CAAAGTCAAATCTTCGTGTTCTCGACGCTATTGGCGAATAAAGGCGCGGAATCCGTGATATCAGGACAGCATCACTCCATCATAGCGTACCATTGCGCGCAACCAGGCACTAAGAAATATCTTGAG AAACACCCCCTAAAAATGGGCCAGTTCAACAAACAAAGTCCAGCTCAATGGCTCAACAATCTCGCGATGGCCAAAACAAGGGGAGGCATGCGAGGCGGGCCTAACATGATGGGAGGGCCTAATCAAATGGGACACATGATGGGCGGGCCCATGGGTCCCAACATGGGCCCGATGGGACACGGCGGTATGGGACATATGGGGCCTAATATGATGGGCCCCAATAGGATGGGTGGGCCGGGCGgtcaaatgatgatgatgaaaggtgGACCGGGACAAATGGGTCAAATGGGACCAGGCATGGGACCGATGGATGGGTTTCCAGGGGGCACCCCGTCCTGTGGTGTCATGGACGGCCTCGGTGCTGATGGTGAAATGCCCTGGGACACC AAAAACCCCTCTGTAATGTCAAATGGTATGGCAAATGGTCCGGGTTCGTTGCCCGCTTGTTCCGAAGCGGGGCCCACGCCTCAAGACGCGCCCACGAGTCAGGCCTCATCCGACTCTGGGCCTGATCAACCCTGCCAAACTGGGCCTAAAG GAGTGAAAATACCAGATGAGAACTTAACTCCGCAACAGCGAGCTCACCGCGAGGAACAACTAGCCACAATACGCAAAATGCAACAAATGTTATTCCCTGAAAGTGGGGGCAACAACCCCAACCAGGGCCCCGGCGATGGTTCCCAGGCCCCCAACGACATCAACCCACCCAACTCTAGTGCAAACATGAACATGTCGCCATTTCCCCCTATGTCCATGGGTCCAAATGGCCCTATGGGATCTGGCCCCAATGGTCCTATGGTTTCAATGTCAAACAGCATGAACTCTGGTCCAAGTTGCACAATGTCCGGCCCGATGGGACCCAACGGTCCTATGGGCGGTCCGATGGGCCCAGGAGGCCCTATGGGTCCCAATGGGCCTATGGGTGGACCGATGGGAGGTATGGGTGGCCCGGGTGGTATGGGAATGGGTGGGCACGGGTCTATGGGCCCTAACGGTATGATGGGGCCAAACGGGCCGATGATGTCGGGTATGGGACCTAATGGGCCAATGGGTCCGATGGGCCCCTGCGGTATGAAAGGCATCAGAGGTCCCTGTGGAGGTCCTGATATGAAGACTGGGATGTGTACAGATATGCATATGGGAAGGGGTTGTGGTGGACCGATGGGG cgAATGCCAAACCCCATGGGAGGTATGGGAGGGCCTAAACCGTGTATGATGGGAGGACCACACATGGGACCCAGAATGATGCCGGGACCTAATCTCAACGCGATGAACG TGCCGCGACTTGCAGGTGGTATCATGATGGACGGCGGTATGATGGGAGGGATGGTCCATGGGGACTGCGGACCGGAACACCATGGGATGCCCGTCAACGGACCTATGTGCGACGAGTATGGACGTGGGAGAAAC ATGGGCCCAGGCGACCCCGGCGGGTTGGGCCCGGGGGTGCACAAGGCGGGGCTGCGCAGTCCCAAGAGCCCCGCCTCAGCGGACATCGACTGGCAGAAGATACACCACCAGTTCTTCGACGACCCCAAGTCTATGGATAATGATATGA GCACACAAGTAAAGTCACCATGTTCCGAGAGGGGCGGGTGCCTCCCACCTCCGCCTTACGGGACTTCGCCCTTACACCGTTCCGCCTCTGTGCCTATAG ATGACCGTTACTCCCGGTCAGCAGCCACGCAGTCCCCAGGCCACGGTTCTGTACAGATGCCAATGTCAGCCGAGGCCTCCCGCGCGGGCTCAGGCCTCAACAGTCCCGCGCATTGCAAGCCCGGGCCTAAGAACGACGCCCCAG AAATACTAGAGAAGCTAGACGAAGGGGTGTTTGTGCGTACTCTCCAATGTTTGGCGGCGCAACAGCAGAAGAACCAACAGGGTAACTCGCACGGCAAGGAACCGAGTTTGATGCCCGTGCCGTCACCACAGCAAATATCGTATCTCAACCAGTTTGAAG GTCAAGAGTTAACGATACAGAAACAGCCAAACACATCGTTAAAAGACAATGGGCCGCCGTCAAACAGTGGAGGGCAGACGCCGCAATCTAATTCTAATCAGAAATCACCTGCCGG TATGATGCCGGGCACCCCGGAGCCGCACGGGTCGCTGTCGGAGGCCCGCGCCGGCCGCTTCTCGCTGGAGCAGAGCCCCGGCTTCAACAACCCGCAGACACCCACCTCGGCTGCCAACACCAAGTGTCAGG ACGAGAAATCCCGGCCATCACCCCAATCGAACAGATCAAGTCAGGACAGCGCGTCAAAAACTCCTCAACGGGACTCTTCAAGCTTGAGCCAAGGTCCTTACGCACCAGCATCGTCAGCGTCATCATGTGGCAGTAAGAGTAGCTGCAGTGTGGCGTCCAGTGCACCGCCCACCACGCCCAGCCAGACCATGGATGACTCCATGGCTGGGAATAATGAG ACGACACTATCTGGTGGGCCAAACAGCACGAGTCTTCCCGGACCCTTCCCCGGTCCGTGCAGTATGAACAGGCCAGACAACATTCCCATTAACCCCAACCAGGGCCCCAACGGGCCCATGACATCCACGTCTTCCTTCGACCCCATCTCCTCGCTCGCGCAGATGTCGCAACAGCTCACAAACACGGTGGGCGGTGGCGGCCCGGGTCCTGGCGGGCCCATGGGTCCCAACGGCGGCAACATGGGCCCCTTCGGCTCGGGCCCACACCACATGCAGCACCATCACTCAATGCATCCGCATGGACATCCAcatatgatgatgaatgatttaG GATGCCATATGGACAACATGGGGGGACCAGGAATGGGAGGACCCATGGAGGGAATGATGGGCGGCGGTGACTTCCCACCAGACATGAATCTTAGTCCGAAAATGGGTGGTGGCCCCATGGGAGGACCTATGGGGCCGATGGGCCCCGACGCCGGTATGATGGGGCCACGGATGGGCGGCGCCGGCAAGATGCCGCCGTTCAACGGCGCCAACGTGCAGGTGAAGGCGAGCGCGCCGAACACGATCCAGTACCTGCCCACGCGGCCGCAGATGGCGTGCAACTCGGGCCCGCGCGGCCCGCCCAGCCTGGACTTCCTGCAGCGCGTCACCAACCCGCAGATGCAGATGGAAGGCAAGGGCGGCGTGGCGTACTTTCCGCGCGGCATGGACATGGAGGGCGGCATGCGCGGCGTCATGCGGGCGCCCGCCATGCTGCGCATGCCGCACCACTACCCCGCCGGCTTCAACTCGCCGCCCAAGCTGCCCGACCCCTTCGGCGCGCCGCCGCCCAACCCCATGTGCGGGCCCGGCTTCCGCGGCGTCAAAGGCGGCATGGGCCCCGGCAACGTGCGCATGGGCTCGGCGCAGCCGCTGCCGCCGTCCATGGGCGGGCCGGGGCCGGGCTTCAAGGGGCAGGGCTTCGCGGTGCCGTCGACGGCGGACCCCACGTACGCGGCGCAGTTCCACAACTTCCAGCAGCAGCTGTACGCGACGGGGTCCCGCGCCGCGCAGCCGCACCAGGCCTACCCGCCCTACCAGCCGTCCAAGTGA